In Methylobacterium aquaticum, the following are encoded in one genomic region:
- a CDS encoding enoyl-CoA hydratase-related protein: MDEAPVLTERVGDHVAIVTLNRPRARNAVDPALARGLAAALAETEADAAIRAVVLAGAPCGVFCAGADLKVVAAGRADDLWTPEGGFAGFVYARRAKPWIAAVDGPALAGGCEIALACDLIVAGAESGFGLPEVRRGLIAAAGGLYRLPRALPRAVALEMILTGAPLDAPRAHALGLVNRVVPAGLAREEAVALALTIAANAPLAVRESLAVARLAADADEAALKAASAAARARIQSSEDYREGPRAFVEKRPPRWTGR, encoded by the coding sequence ATGGACGAGGCGCCCGTCCTGACCGAGCGCGTCGGCGACCACGTCGCAATCGTCACCCTGAACCGGCCGCGGGCCCGCAACGCCGTCGATCCGGCGCTCGCCCGCGGCCTCGCCGCGGCCCTGGCCGAGACGGAGGCCGACGCGGCGATCCGCGCGGTGGTGCTCGCCGGCGCGCCCTGCGGGGTGTTCTGCGCCGGCGCCGACCTCAAGGTCGTGGCGGCGGGCCGCGCGGACGACCTCTGGACGCCGGAGGGCGGCTTTGCCGGCTTCGTCTATGCCCGGCGAGCAAAGCCCTGGATCGCCGCGGTCGACGGGCCGGCGCTCGCGGGCGGCTGCGAGATCGCCCTGGCCTGCGACCTGATCGTGGCCGGCGCGGAGAGCGGCTTTGGCCTGCCGGAGGTGCGGCGCGGGCTGATCGCGGCGGCGGGCGGCCTCTACCGGCTGCCGCGGGCGCTGCCGCGCGCCGTCGCCCTGGAGATGATCCTGACCGGCGCCCCCCTCGACGCGCCGCGCGCCCATGCGCTCGGCCTCGTCAACCGGGTGGTGCCGGCAGGCCTCGCGCGGGAGGAGGCGGTCGCGCTGGCGCTGACGATCGCCGCCAATGCGCCGCTCGCGGTGCGCGAGAGCCTCGCGGTCGCCCGCCTCGCCGCGGACGCGGACGAGGCCGCGCTCAAGGCGGCGAGCGCCGCGGCGCGCGCGCGGATCCAGTCGTCCGAGGATTACCGCGAGGGCCCGCGCGCCTTCGTGGAGAAGCGCCCGCCGCGCTGGACGGGGCGTTAG
- a CDS encoding Zn-ribbon domain-containing OB-fold protein, which produces MRIDSRDGLWPDPPESPESAAFVAAAREGRFLLRRCTACGKAHWYPRALCPHCLGETAWEEASGRGTVYSYTVLAREAPARTIAYVALEEGPIMLTSLVSCDAESLAVGQAVTLVFERSQNGTPVPCFRPAAG; this is translated from the coding sequence ATGAGGATCGACAGCCGCGACGGGCTCTGGCCGGACCCGCCCGAGAGCCCGGAGAGCGCCGCCTTCGTGGCGGCGGCGCGCGAGGGCCGCTTCCTGCTGCGACGCTGCACCGCCTGCGGCAAGGCCCACTGGTATCCGCGTGCCCTCTGCCCCCACTGCCTCGGCGAGACCGCCTGGGAGGAGGCATCCGGGCGCGGCACGGTCTACAGCTACACGGTGCTCGCCCGCGAGGCGCCCGCGCGCACGATCGCGTATGTCGCCCTCGAGGAAGGGCCGATCATGCTCACGAGCCTCGTCTCCTGCGATGCGGAATCCCTGGCGGTCGGCCAGGCCGTGACCCTGGTGTTCGAGCGCTCGCAGAACGGGACGCCCGTCCCGTGCTTCCGGCCCGCGGCGGGGTGA
- a CDS encoding MurR/RpiR family transcriptional regulator, producing MSDVMDPKSVGPRIRMMRPNLTPLEAKVVDSVFGRRDFSTETALKDVAETAGVSEAMVVKIAKKLGFSGYRDFRQNVADYVRVSDAEMNDELSPDDSGAEIVSKVFRASIQALEETLAIADVAAFERAADFIAEARQRDLYGVGGSAQIARDVAHKFLRIGIRASVYDDAHMMAMSASLLGTRDVAIGFSHTGATLVTLEALQIARRRGARTIAITNYSHSPLAESADVVLCSTARGSPLLGENAAARIAQLNLLDAIFVLVAQRDMKSAETALVRTKEAVRDKRRA from the coding sequence ATGAGCGACGTGATGGATCCGAAGTCGGTCGGACCGCGGATCCGCATGATGCGGCCCAACCTGACCCCCCTGGAGGCCAAGGTCGTCGACAGCGTCTTCGGCCGGCGCGATTTCAGCACCGAGACCGCCCTGAAGGACGTGGCCGAGACCGCCGGGGTCTCGGAGGCGATGGTGGTCAAGATCGCCAAGAAGCTGGGCTTCTCGGGCTACCGCGACTTCCGCCAGAACGTCGCCGACTACGTCCGCGTCTCCGATGCCGAGATGAACGACGAGCTCTCGCCCGACGATTCGGGCGCCGAGATCGTCAGCAAGGTGTTCCGCGCCTCGATCCAGGCCCTCGAGGAGACGCTCGCCATCGCCGACGTCGCCGCCTTCGAGCGCGCGGCCGATTTCATCGCGGAGGCCCGCCAGCGCGACCTCTACGGCGTCGGCGGATCGGCCCAGATCGCCCGCGACGTCGCCCACAAGTTCCTGCGCATCGGCATCCGCGCCTCGGTCTACGACGACGCCCACATGATGGCGATGTCGGCCTCGCTTCTCGGCACGCGGGACGTGGCGATCGGCTTCTCGCATACCGGTGCCACCCTGGTGACCCTCGAGGCGCTCCAGATCGCCCGGCGGCGCGGCGCCCGAACGATCGCCATCACCAACTACTCGCATTCGCCGCTGGCCGAGAGCGCGGACGTCGTCCTGTGCTCGACCGCGCGCGGCTCGCCGCTGCTGGGCGAGAACGCGGCGGCACGCATCGCGCAACTCAATCTCCTCGACGCGATCTTCGTCCTGGTCGCGCAGCGCGACATGAAATCCGCCGAGACCGCCCTCGTGCGCACCAAGGAGGCCGTGCGCGACAAGCGCCGCGCGTGA
- a CDS encoding thiolase domain-containing protein, giving the protein MSINGRAYIAGAYEHPTRKAPDKSVAQLHAEVAVGALADAGLTKDDVDGYFCAGDAPGLGPLAMADYLNLDLRHLDSTDLGGASYIAHVAHAAQAIALGKCNVALITLAGRPRSAGHSGTAARPVIADAPDSPWEAPFGPTTVNLYALCARRHMHEFGTTPEQLAWIKVAASHHARHNPHAMLRDVVSVEDVLASPVVADPLHRLDCCVVSDGGGALVVVRPEIARSLKRPPVRVMGAGESAKGQRGGEVDLTWSAARRSGPAAFAEAGVTPADIKYASIYDSFTITVLMQIEDLGFCEKGQGGRFVADGNLIAGSGRLPFNTDGGGLCNNHPANRGGMTKVIEAVRQLRGEAHPAVQVDNCDLAVATGIGGLLGSRHGAATLVLGRE; this is encoded by the coding sequence ATGAGCATCAACGGACGCGCCTACATCGCCGGGGCCTACGAGCACCCGACCCGCAAGGCCCCGGACAAGTCCGTGGCCCAGCTCCACGCCGAGGTCGCCGTCGGCGCCCTCGCCGATGCGGGGCTCACCAAGGACGACGTCGACGGCTATTTCTGCGCCGGGGACGCGCCCGGCCTCGGCCCGCTGGCGATGGCCGATTACCTCAACCTCGACCTGCGCCACCTCGACAGCACCGATCTGGGCGGCGCCTCCTACATCGCCCACGTGGCGCATGCCGCCCAGGCGATCGCCCTGGGAAAATGCAACGTCGCCCTGATCACGCTGGCGGGGCGGCCGCGCAGCGCCGGCCATTCCGGCACGGCGGCGCGGCCGGTCATCGCGGACGCCCCCGACAGCCCCTGGGAGGCCCCCTTCGGCCCGACCACGGTCAACCTCTACGCGCTCTGCGCCCGCCGGCACATGCACGAATTCGGCACCACGCCCGAGCAGCTCGCCTGGATCAAGGTCGCGGCCTCGCACCACGCCCGGCACAACCCGCACGCCATGCTGCGCGACGTGGTGAGCGTGGAGGACGTGCTGGCCTCGCCGGTGGTCGCCGATCCGCTCCACCGCCTCGATTGCTGCGTGGTCAGCGACGGCGGCGGCGCCCTGGTGGTGGTGCGGCCCGAGATCGCCCGCAGCCTGAAACGCCCGCCGGTGCGGGTCATGGGCGCGGGAGAATCCGCCAAGGGGCAGCGCGGCGGCGAGGTCGACCTGACCTGGTCGGCGGCGCGCCGCTCCGGCCCGGCCGCCTTCGCCGAGGCGGGGGTGACGCCCGCCGACATCAAGTACGCCTCGATCTACGACAGCTTCACCATCACGGTCTTGATGCAGATCGAGGATCTGGGCTTCTGCGAGAAGGGGCAGGGCGGCCGCTTCGTCGCCGACGGCAACCTCATCGCGGGGAGCGGGCGGCTGCCGTTCAACACCGACGGGGGCGGGCTGTGCAACAACCACCCGGCCAACCGGGGCGGGATGACCAAGGTGATCGAGGCGGTGCGCCAGCTGCGCGGCGAGGCGCATCCGGCCGTGCAGGTCGACAATTGCGACCTCGCCGTCGCGACCGGGATCGGCGGCCTGCTCGGCAGCCGCCACGGCGCCGCGACCCTGGTGCTCGGGAGGGAGTGA
- a CDS encoding SDR family NAD(P)-dependent oxidoreductase — MLEGKVALVTGAGGGIGREIALAMALAGARVVVNDVGASLSGLGETSATPGEQTCRIIEQRGGAAVLSTETVAEWAAAQRIVATALDAFGRIDVVVNNAGILRDQIFHKMSPDEWLSVINVHLNGSFFVARAAAEHFRRQESGAYIHMTSTSGLIGNTGQANYAAAKLGVAALSKSIALDMGRFGVRSNCIAPFAWSRMTSAIPAGTDEQKARVAKLQAMGPEKNAPLAVFLASEAARDVTGQIFASRHNELFVFNHPRPVRGVHRAEGWTPETIAAHALPALRGHLAPLDRSPDVFSWDPV; from the coding sequence ATGCTGGAGGGAAAGGTCGCGCTCGTCACCGGGGCGGGCGGCGGCATCGGGCGGGAGATCGCGCTGGCCATGGCGCTCGCCGGCGCCCGGGTGGTCGTCAACGACGTCGGCGCGTCCTTGAGCGGTCTCGGCGAGACCTCCGCCACGCCCGGCGAGCAGACCTGCCGGATCATCGAGCAGCGCGGGGGCGCGGCGGTCCTCAGCACCGAGACGGTGGCGGAGTGGGCGGCGGCCCAGCGCATCGTCGCCACGGCGCTCGACGCCTTCGGGCGCATCGACGTCGTGGTGAACAATGCCGGGATCCTGCGCGACCAGATCTTCCACAAGATGTCGCCGGACGAGTGGCTCTCGGTGATCAACGTCCACCTCAACGGCAGCTTCTTCGTCGCGCGGGCGGCGGCCGAGCATTTCCGGCGCCAGGAATCCGGCGCCTACATCCACATGACCTCGACCTCCGGGCTGATCGGCAATACCGGCCAGGCGAACTATGCGGCGGCCAAGCTCGGCGTCGCCGCGCTGTCGAAGTCGATCGCCCTCGACATGGGCCGCTTCGGCGTCCGCTCGAACTGTATCGCTCCCTTCGCCTGGAGCCGGATGACGAGCGCGATCCCCGCCGGGACGGACGAGCAGAAGGCCCGCGTCGCCAAGCTCCAGGCGATGGGACCGGAGAAGAACGCGCCGCTCGCGGTCTTCCTCGCCTCCGAGGCGGCGCGGGACGTCACCGGGCAGATCTTCGCCTCCCGGCACAACGAGCTCTTCGTCTTCAACCACCCGCGCCCGGTGCGCGGCGTGCACCGGGCCGAGGGCTGGACGCCGGAGACGATCGCCGCGCACGCGCTGCCGGCCCTGCGCGGTCACCTCGCGCCCCTCGACCGCAGCCCCGACGTGTTCTCCTGGGACCCGGTCTGA